A stretch of Gorilla gorilla gorilla isolate KB3781 chromosome 9, NHGRI_mGorGor1-v2.1_pri, whole genome shotgun sequence DNA encodes these proteins:
- the OR51A7 gene encoding LOW QUALITY PROTEIN: olfactory receptor 51A7 (The sequence of the model RefSeq protein was modified relative to this genomic sequence to represent the inferred CDS: substituted 1 base at 1 genomic stop codon), whose translation MSVLNNSEVKLFLLIGIPGLEHAHIWFSIPICLMYLLAIMGNCTILFIIKTEPSLHEPMYYFLAMLAVSDMGLSLSSLPTMLRIFLFNAMGISPNACFAQEFFIHGFTVMESSVLLIMSLDRFLAIHNPLRYSSILTSNRVAKMGLILAIRSILLVIPFPFTLRRLKYCQKNLLSHSYCLHQDTMXLACSDNKTNVIYGFFIALCTMLDLALIVLSYVLILKTILSIASLAERLKALNTCVSHICAVLTFYVPIITLAAMHRFAKHKSPLVVILIADMFLLVPPFMNPIVYCVKTRQIREKILGKLLNVCGR comes from the coding sequence ATGTCTGTTCTCAATAACTCCGAAGTCAAGCTTTTCCTTCTGATTGGGATCCCAGGACTGGAACATGCCCACATTTGGTTCTCCATCCCCATTTGCCTCATGTACCTGCTTGCCATCATGGGCAACTGCACCATTCTCTTTATCATAAAGACAGAGCCCTCGCTTCATGAGCCCATGTATTATTTCCTTGCCATGTTGGCTGTTTCTGACATGGGCCtgtccctctcctcccttcctacCATGTTGAGGATCTTCTTGTTCAATGCCATGGGAATTTCACCTAATGCCTGCTTTGCTCAAGAATTCTTCATTCATGGATTCACTGTCATGGAATCCTCAGTACTTCTAATTATGTCTTTGGACCGCTTTCTTGCCATTCACAATCCCTTAAGATATAGTTCTATCCTCACTAGCAACAGGGTTGCTAAAATGGGACTTATTTTAGCCATTAGGAGCATTCTCTTAGTGATTCCATTTCCCTTCACCTTAAGGAGATTAAAATATTGTCAAAAGAATCTTCTTTCTCACTCATACTGTCTTCATCAGGATACCATGTAGCTGGCCTGCTCTGACAACAAGACCAATGTCATCTATGGCTTCTTCATTGCTCTCTGTACTATGCTGGACTTGGCACTGATTGTTTTGTCTTATGTGCTCATCTTGAAGACTATACTCAGCATTGCATCTTTGGCAGAGAGGCTTAAGGCCCTAAATACCTGTGTCTCCCACATCTGTGCTGTGCTCACCTTCTATGTACCCATCATCACCCTGGCTGCCATGCATCGCTTTGCCAAGCACAAAAGCCCTCTTGTTGTGATCCTTATTGCAGATATGTTCTTGTTGGTGCCGCCCTTTATGAACCCCATTGTGTACTGTGTAAAGACTCGACAAATCCGGGAGAAGATCTTGGGGAAGTTGCTTAATGTATGTGGGAGATAA